The region ATCTGAAAATGCACCTTCCATAATTTTCATTGATGAAATCGATGCAATTGCACTTCACAGATCATTTCAATCACTAAGAGGAGACGTGTCCGAAATAGTGAACTCACTTTTAACCGAAATGGACGGCATTGAAGAAAATAAATCCGTCATTACAATAGGAGCTACCAACAACCAGGAAAGTCTTGATTTAGCTGTGCGCAGTAGATTCGAGGAAGAAATCGAATTCAAACTCCCAAACGATAATGAAAGGTTGGAGATTATTGAAAACAATCTCAAAACCATGCCGTTGGACAATGATTTGGATTTGGAAAAAATAGTTAAACTAACCAAGGGACTGTCCGGCAGGGACATAAAAGAAAAGATTTTGAAAACTTCCCTTCACAATGCAATATCCTCCGACAGCGACATCATCACTATGGAAAATATTGAATATGCATTAAACAGCAGTAAAGTAAAAAATACTGATATTAAGGGAATGTTTGAATAAACTACTCCTTAAAATTAAATATATAATCGGCTGCATCAATAATTTCCTTTTTATCATTTCTTGCAGCTCTTTTCAAATTTTTTGAAATATCATAGAAAATCTTATTGACAAGAGAATTTGTTAAATTATTTAAAATTTTAGCACTGCCATCTACATGTGACAACTTAACAGTTGCTTTTTGAGTTTCACGTTCTCTTATTCCTTCCATAGATGCTCTTAAATTACCAAGTAACTCATCAAGTTCCATCATTTTAATGGATTCTTTAAGTAAAATGAACTCATCATTTATGATATTTTCCGCCTCACCAAATTCCTCAATACGAAGCTTGGTATTTTCATCGGCAATTTCACGCAAATCATCAATATTGCATAATTTAACGCCCAATTCTGAAACATCCTCTTTGATATCCCTAGGATTTGCAATATCAACAATCATTACATTTTCATAGTCCATGTCTATGCCCAGGAGACGTTCCTTATCAATAATTGGATGAGGAGCACTTGTAGCACTGATTACCAAATCGGCAGTTGCCAAATAGTTTTCCAGATCCTTAAACATGATTGCCTGACCGCCTAAATCTTCAGCAAGTTCAACAGCGACATAATATGTACGATTAGCAACAAAAATAGCTTTTAAATCCTTTTCAGCAAGTGCCTTGGCAACCAACCTGCCCATTTTACCGGCACCAATAACCAGAACGGATTTATCATTCAAATCACCGATATATTTTTCCGCCAAATCGATTGCAGCAGAACCGATGGAAACGGAACCCTTGTTGATGTTGGTCTTGTTTCTAACAACCTGACCGACATGGATAGCCTTTGTAAATATAGTGTCCAAAGATTTACCGCAATGATGGTTTTTTAAAGCCTTATATTTGGCATCCTTGACCTGACCCAGGATTTGATCTTCACCTACAATCATTGATTCCAAACCGGAGGTCATCCTAAGAAGATGCATGACAGCAGATTGACCATAATCAATTACAATGCTTTTGTTTTCATGAGAAAGTAACTCATCATCCTCTTTAATGTAGTCGTTATTGATATAGTACTCCTTTCTGTTACAGGTGGAAATCTCAATATACTCGCCAATGGAATATTTTTCCTGCAATTCCTGAAACAATACATCAATTTCCTTAGCAATAGATTCCATTGACTGGATATCCGCTATCTTATGGTCAACTCTTAAATTAAGTATCAATCTAATCCCCTTATTAAGTTATCAATATATTCTTTAGCCAAATCAATTTCACGGTTTTTGATATAATCGTTAATAGTTTCATCTTCAAAAATTCGATAAAGGTAATTTCTGCGCTCTTTCTGGTCATTAATAATATCCTTTAATTGGCCCCTTGCATAATCCTGAAGCTCGATTTCCAAAATGTCCTCTTCAGTTATTATTGATTGAATCTTTTTGCGCATCTGCCTTGCCATCAATGGACTTTTTCCATTGGTAAAAATAGATATCTCAACATCCCCAATACTGAAACTTGTCGGGACAATAATATTTCCCTCATAAGGATAGTCAGCCCGATTGACAAGCTTACCTTCTGCAATATTGGAAACATAATCGGACAGCTCTTCATCACCACTGGCAACAACAACCAAATCAGCCCATTGGACCAGCTCATCAACATCAGATGTGGAACATAACTCGGCACCCTTATCAGTCAAATCTGATGACAGAGCATTTCCCGCAAGCCTGACATTGGCACCATGATCCAAAAATCTATTGGCGCGTCTGGTTGCAACCTCTCCAGTGCCTAAAATAAAAACATTCAAATCGGATGTTTTCAGATAAACAGATGTCCAATCCATTTTAATCAGAATTTTCAAGAGATTTTGCGTGTAATACTTTTACAGCAGCTCTCAAATCATTATTACAATCGGTCAAAACATTCATTGCTTCAAGTTTGGATATGTTGAATGTTTCAGCCAATGCTTCAGCCTTCTTATCAGGATTAGGTTTTTTAACACCAACTAACCTTTCAGACAGTTCCTTTTTCAAGTCAAGGTATTCCTCATGGCTCATACCCATGTTCCTTAAGGTCATGTCTCTTAAAGGACAAGGTTTTGATGGCTTGCAGCACCAAACTAGTGAACCGAAACAGGTCCCTGCGCCTTCACCTAATCTAGTTTCTTTACCGAATTGAATCTTGATATCCACAAATTCCTGTGGAGTTAAATTTACTTCTTGTAATGCATTTAAAACTGGGCATGGTTTAACTGGCGGACAGCAAAAAGCAAGTCCTCTTACATCTCCTCCTCTGCAGATATGAGATGGTGCATCTTCCCAAGTCATAATCATCCTCCAAAATAATTTTCATTTCTTGATTATAATATATAAAATATTAATATAATTTATTTGAACAATGAATATATAACCTTTTTTATGGAAAGTTTTATTTATCCCAAATTCATTAATTAATAAAAGAAAAAAGGGAGGTTATGTATGAAACTTTGGAATCCCGTGGCATTTTTTATAAGTTTAATAATGAGCATAGTCATGCCACTCATATTTTCAATTCCAATGGGAATGCCTGTTGAAATCTGCTTTTTGATGTGGCCTATAAGATGGATAGTCGCATATCTGCTTGTAACACAGGCAGTACATCCAATTGGATTTGGATTAGCAGACAAAATCTTCGGATATAAAATGGGAATGAAAACCGGATTATGGAATCCGCCAGCATTTTTCATAAGCTTGATTATGAGTTTCATAATGCCTGCGATATTTGGACTTACAACAAACTTAACCGTTGAGGCATTATTCATGATATGGCCAATAAGATGGGTTGTGGCATATTTCATTGTAAGTCAGATTGTTAATCCACTGGCATTCAGATTAGCCGGTAAGGTATTCGGGTTTAACCCAATGGCACAATAAGGTTTAAAAACCTTATTGACTTATTTTTAAATATGGTTAAAGAAAATGTAATTATCGAAGATATCCCCATCACATTATACCGAAAAAACATAAAAAACATGTATCTTCGAGTTTTACCGCCAAATGGAGAGGTGAAGGTTTCGGCACCATTATTCGTTTCAGATAGGGACATTGCTGATTTTATCAAATCCCGTAAGGAATGGATCTTGGAAAAACAGCAACTAATTTCTGAAAAGAAAATCAGGGCACCCTACAAATACACCAATGGCGAAAAACATTTTCTCTGGGGCGAGGAATACACCCTGCAGCTGATCTCAAATAACATAAAACATGTGCTACTAGACAAAGAAAAACATATTCTTTATCTGCCAATTCCAAAAAGAAGCACAATCGATAAAAGAAAAAGTGTTCTTGATGAGTTTTATCGTGAAGAGCTTAAATTGGCAATTCCCGAAGTTTTGGAAAGATGCACTAAAATCGTTGGACGCAAGCCAGCAAGCGTCAATGTTCGAAAAATGAAAAATTGGGGAAACTGCAAACAGGACGGCAGAATTACACTTAACTTAAATCTAGCAAAAAAGGACAAGGAATGTCTGGAATATGTAATGATACATGAGTTATGCCATCTGATAGAATTCAACCATGGAAAAAGATTTAAAAAATTGATGGACAGTTTTTGTCCAAATTGGAAAGAAATAAAAAAAAAGATTAAATGAATAAGAAGACTTATCTGTCTTTAAGCATGT is a window of uncultured Methanobrevibacter sp. DNA encoding:
- the hemA gene encoding glutamyl-tRNA reductase produces the protein MILNLRVDHKIADIQSMESIAKEIDVLFQELQEKYSIGEYIEISTCNRKEYYINNDYIKEDDELLSHENKSIVIDYGQSAVMHLLRMTSGLESMIVGEDQILGQVKDAKYKALKNHHCGKSLDTIFTKAIHVGQVVRNKTNINKGSVSIGSAAIDLAEKYIGDLNDKSVLVIGAGKMGRLVAKALAEKDLKAIFVANRTYYVAVELAEDLGGQAIMFKDLENYLATADLVISATSAPHPIIDKERLLGIDMDYENVMIVDIANPRDIKEDVSELGVKLCNIDDLREIADENTKLRIEEFGEAENIINDEFILLKESIKMMELDELLGNLRASMEGIRERETQKATVKLSHVDGSAKILNNLTNSLVNKIFYDISKNLKRAARNDKKEIIDAADYIFNFKE
- a CDS encoding bifunctional precorrin-2 dehydrogenase/sirohydrochlorin ferrochelatase, which gives rise to MDWTSVYLKTSDLNVFILGTGEVATRRANRFLDHGANVRLAGNALSSDLTDKGAELCSTSDVDELVQWADLVVVASGDEELSDYVSNIAEGKLVNRADYPYEGNIIVPTSFSIGDVEISIFTNGKSPLMARQMRKKIQSIITEEDILEIELQDYARGQLKDIINDQKERRNYLYRIFEDETINDYIKNREIDLAKEYIDNLIRGLD
- a CDS encoding methanogenesis marker 9 domain-containing protein; protein product: MTWEDAPSHICRGGDVRGLAFCCPPVKPCPVLNALQEVNLTPQEFVDIKIQFGKETRLGEGAGTCFGSLVWCCKPSKPCPLRDMTLRNMGMSHEEYLDLKKELSERLVGVKKPNPDKKAEALAETFNISKLEAMNVLTDCNNDLRAAVKVLHAKSLENSD
- a CDS encoding M48 family metallopeptidase codes for the protein MVKENVIIEDIPITLYRKNIKNMYLRVLPPNGEVKVSAPLFVSDRDIADFIKSRKEWILEKQQLISEKKIRAPYKYTNGEKHFLWGEEYTLQLISNNIKHVLLDKEKHILYLPIPKRSTIDKRKSVLDEFYREELKLAIPEVLERCTKIVGRKPASVNVRKMKNWGNCKQDGRITLNLNLAKKDKECLEYVMIHELCHLIEFNHGKRFKKLMDSFCPNWKEIKKKIK